The Variovorax paradoxus genome window below encodes:
- a CDS encoding formate dehydrogenase accessory sulfurtransferase FdhD, giving the protein MLPSDDESLAFSAAPLPRRADAPRLSHARGVLLKRIEILDQHGERRGLDIPAERPLTVFLDKRELVTLMTLGASPELLVLGYLLNQDLIRGAGEVESIDVDWAVEAAAIRTHAGVDDLDARTARRVVTTGCGQGTVFGDTMTQIGAIRLPTAETARIGQATLLRILELMRSRDSVHRQAGSVHGCALFHGTEMLVFVEDVGRHNAIDTIAGWMAVHGIGGGDKVFYTTGRLTSEMVMKSAHMGVPIIVSRNGVTAMGHTLAEQLGMTLFGRAANRHFLCYSGADRFDAEPLPHEASRALASD; this is encoded by the coding sequence ATGCTTCCTTCCGACGACGAGTCGCTCGCATTCTCGGCAGCGCCGCTGCCGCGGCGTGCCGATGCGCCCCGGCTGAGCCACGCGCGGGGCGTGCTGCTGAAACGCATCGAGATCCTCGACCAGCACGGCGAACGCCGCGGCCTCGACATCCCGGCCGAACGGCCGCTGACGGTGTTCCTCGACAAGCGCGAGCTCGTGACCCTGATGACGCTCGGTGCCTCGCCCGAGCTGCTGGTGCTGGGCTACCTGCTCAACCAGGACCTGATCCGCGGCGCGGGCGAGGTCGAGAGCATCGACGTCGACTGGGCCGTGGAAGCGGCCGCGATCCGGACGCATGCGGGCGTCGACGACCTCGACGCCAGGACCGCGCGGCGCGTGGTCACCACCGGCTGCGGCCAGGGCACGGTCTTCGGCGACACCATGACGCAGATCGGTGCCATCCGGCTGCCGACGGCCGAGACCGCGCGCATCGGCCAGGCCACCTTGTTGCGCATCCTCGAACTCATGCGATCGCGCGACAGCGTGCATCGCCAGGCGGGCTCGGTGCATGGCTGCGCGCTGTTCCACGGCACCGAGATGCTGGTGTTCGTGGAAGACGTCGGCCGGCACAACGCGATCGACACCATCGCGGGCTGGATGGCGGTGCATGGCATCGGCGGCGGCGACAAGGTCTTCTACACCACCGGCCGCCTGACCAGCGAGATGGTGATGAAGTCCGCCCACATGGGCGTGCCGATCATCGTTTCGCGCAACGGCGTCACCGCCATGGGCCACACGTTGGCCGAGCAGCTCGGCATGACCCTGTTCGGGCGCGCGGCGAATCGCCATTTCCTCTGCTACAGCGGGGCCGACCGTTTCGATGCCGAGCCCTTGCCGCACGAGGCATCGCGCGCGCTGGCATCCGACTAG